Below is a genomic region from Microbacterium sp. KUDC0406.
TCGTGCCGCCCGCCGCGTGCCCGGAGCATCCGCCGCGATCACCGGCGACCTCGACGTCGCCGCCGTGCTCGCCCACCGCGACGAGGTCGTGAACCACTGGGAGGACGACGGCCAGGTGCGCTGGGTCGAGGGCGCGGGCATCGACCTCATCCGCGGCCACGGCCGCTTCACCGGCCCGAAGCAGGTCGAGGTCGCCGCGGCCGGCGTCGTGCTCACCGCCCGCCACGCGGTCGCCGTCGTCACCGGTTCGAGCGCGACGATCCCCGGCATCCCCGGCCTGCGGGACGCGAACCCGTGGACCAGCCGTGAGGCGACCAGCGCGAAGCGCGCCCCCGCCGGCCTGGCGATCATCGGCGGCGGCGTGGTCGCGGCCGAGATGGCCGCGGCCTACGCCTCGTTCGGCACCGAGGTCACCATGATCGTGCGCAGCCGGATGCTCGGAAGGCTCGAGCCGTTCGCCGCCGAGCTCGTCGCAGACGGCCTGCGCGAACAGGGCGTGCGGATCCTGACCGGCACGTCACCGGCATCCGTCGATCGTGACCCCGACGGCGTGCACATCGCGCTCGAGAACGGCGAGATGATCCACGCCGAGGAGGTGCTCGTCGCGACCGGCCGCTCGCCGCGCACCGACGACCTCGGTCTCGAGAGCATCGGCCTCCGCGCCGGCGGCTGGCTCGAGACCGACGACACGATGCTCGTGCCCGGCTTCGACTGGCTGTACGCCGTCGGCGACGTCACCCGGCGCGCCCTGTTCACGCATCAGGGCAAGTACCAGGCCCGCGCAGCCGGAGATGTGATCGCGGCGCGCGCGACCGGCGGGCGCGTCGACGACGCCCCGTGGGGCGCGCACGTCGCGACCGCCGACCATCACGCCGTGCCGCAGGTCGTGTTCACCGATCCCGAGGTCGCCGCGGTCGGCCTGACCGCGGCGGATGCGGATGCCGCCGGCCTGCGCACCCGGGTGATCGACTACGACCTGTCGTCGCTGGCCGGCACCTACGTGCACGCCGAGGACTACCGCGGGAAGGCCCGGATGATCGTCGACGAGGACCGGCGGGTGCTCGTCGGAGCGACCTTCGCCGGGCAGGACGTCGCCGACCTGCTGCAGGCCGCGACGATCGCGATCGTCGGCGAGGTGCCGATCGACCGGCTCTGGCACGCGGTGCCCGCCTACCCCACGATCAGCGAGGTCTGGCTGCGGTTCCTCGAGGCGTACGGCCGGCCCACGGTGCCGCCACAGCATCACATCCCGGCGCCCGGCGAGTCGAGCGTGCCCGAGATCGAGGTCGACGAGAACATCGCCCCGCGTCCCGAGGAGGATGCCGCGGACCTGAGCCGCGCCGAGCCGGATGTCGCGGACCACAGCAGCGACGCGTCCTGACACTCTCGAATCGCGCAACCGGCTGCATCCGCTCGTCGAACCGGGCCGGTCGCGCGATTCGAACGCGGGGCTGGGCTCAGACGAACGCGGCGCCGTCCCACACGGCGTCGAGGTGGTCGGCGTAGGCGCTCTGCACGATCTGATCCCCCGTCCACACCAGAGCGAGCTCATCGCCGAGGCGACTCGCGCCCGGCAGCAGACCCGCCACCGCGACCATCCTCGCCCAGGCGTAGTCTCCGCGTGACGGCGGCACGGCGGTGAGCGGCCGGCTGACGAACGGCGTGGCCGCAATCGCCTTCTCCAGCGCGAGCATGGTGACGGTGCCGATGCCCGCCTCGAGGAAGGCTCCGCCGACCGCATCCCACTTCAGCCCCACCCAGTCGGCGGACTCCGCCTCCGCAGTGCCGTCGGCGACGCGTACACCCACCCGGTAGCCGGCACCGGGGTCGGTGCTCGCCCTGCCGAGCACGATCGGATCGGTCTCGGGATCGGTGAGAGCGGCCGTCGGCGCGACCCACACCTCGCGGCCGAGGTACGGCAGCGGATCGGGGGTCGGTCCGGTGCCTCCGGTCGGCGCCGGCAGCGCGGCGGGCGGCCCCCACAGCGGCAGATGCCCGGCGGCGGCGCGCACGTCGGCGACGGCCGCCTGCAGTCCCGCGGCCAGGTCCTGCCGCACGCCGACCGAGAGCGGTACGCCGTCGCCCGCCGGCGAGGGCAGCCGGTCGTTCGCGATCTGCACCAGCCGCAGCGGCGGCACCGTGCCGCCCGCTCCGTCATCCGCCGGCACGGATGCCGCCAGCCCGAGCGCGGCACCCAGCATGCCCTTGCACATGGTGGTCTCGCCCAGCTCGGTGAGCAGGTTCAGGTAGCCCCCGACCTCGGTGATGTTGCGCGGAGCGGGGATGCGCGACGGGATCACATCGCCCTGGGTCGCCAGGCGACGCAGCAGCATCGCCTGCGCCTGCTGGATCTCGGGGCCGGACGCCCCCTTGATGACGTCGGTCAGGGCGAGGACGAGTGCGTCGCCCGCCGCGTCCGAGACGGATGGAGTGGACATCGTCATGCCTTTCTCTCGAATGCTCTCAGTACTGGAAGCTCATGTCGGCACGGCGCAGCCGCGGGTAGTCGCCCTCCGCGCCCGGGAGCACACCGCCCTCGGCCGTGCCGGCCGTGATGCCGTGCGCGTTGAGATACGCGGCGGTGTTCGTCGCGCGATCACGGGCGAGTGCGACGTTGTCGAAGCCCGCGGTGCCCTCGGGCGATGCGTAGCCGCGGACGACGGCACCGGTCGCACCGCCCGCCTTCACCTCGGCGATGATGAGATCCAGCCCCGCCTTCTGATCGTCCTCCAGCACGCGCTGCGCCTTCGCGAAGTAGATGGTGCGCTGCGCCGGCTGGGCGGGAGCGGGCTGCGGCGCGGGATCCGCCCCACCGCCGGTGCCGCCTCCGGTACCGCCGCCTCCGTTCGCCGGGCCCTCGGTGCCTCCGCTGCCGGCGCCGCCGGTGCCCTTGCCCTTGCCTCCGGACGAGTCCTTGTCGCCGGCATCCTTGTCGCCGGCATCCTTCTTCTTGTCCGCCCCGTAGATCGATGCCGACGTCTCCATCGCCTTGATCGCCAGGTCCTTCGCGGCGCCGAGCGCGTCCTTGCGCGCGGATTCCGGCGGTGTCGAGCGTCTTGCCGGTGAGCGTCGCCAGATTGCCGGCGTTGGTGAGCGCGGCGATGTCGAAGCTCTTCTGCGCCTCCGCCGACTTGATCAGCGCGCCGGCCAGGGAGGTGTCGGCCGAGACCGGCGCCATCGAGAAGTTCTGGATCATCGGATTCATGCCGGTGAGGGCACTCGGACCGGTCAGCCCCGCGGTGAGCGAGCCCTGCGGCATCCCGACCTGGGCGATCTGCGTGGCCTCGTCGCCCGGAGAGTCCTGCCAGTTCCAGAACCGGGTGAGGTCGACCCGTTCCGCCGACGGGCAGTGCCCGAGCACGGCTTCGCCGAGCACGCCCTTGGTCGGCAGCGCGATCGTCGATCGTGGCGCCGAGAAGCCGTCGGTGTGGAACCGGGTCAGCGCGTCCTGGATCTGCCCGGTGGTCAGTCCGGCCTTCTTCACCGGCCGGATGCCGTGCTCATCGGGCTCGCCGTACTCGGCGGTCGCGTCGGTGATCGCCGCCGGGATCATGAAAGGCAGCACCATCGAGTTGCCGAAGTACCCCAGCACGTTGTTGGTGATGCAGCTGAGCAGCGGAACCGCCGGACGCGCTGTGCCGTCTTCGGCGGGCGGCAGGGTGATCTCGTACCGCTCCAGCATGACGGCCCGCTCCTCCGGAGTGAGCGAGGCGAAGACCGCGACGCTGCACGTCATGGTGTTGCGCATCACCCACTGCAGGGTCTTCTCGATCTCGAGCACGGAGGCGTACGAGAGCACGGGCGGCACGGTGCGCGCGGCGATCGGATAGGTCATCGCCGGCAGCGCCGTCGATCCGCCGAACCTGTTGTCGACGAGCACGACCTGCGGCGTGGTCCCCGAGATCGACGCCACGAAGCTGGTCACCTGCGGACCGCCGATCTCGCGCTCCAGCCGGTCCGCGTCGTACGACCCCGTCTTCGACTGCTTCGCGGCCGCATCCTTCAGCGCCCCCTCCAGGGCCGAGCCGAGGCCGCCCAGCGTGATCTGCGCGAAGCCGAGGTCGGCGATCGCAGGCGGGGCGAAGTGGTAGTCCAGGCGACGCGTGCGGCGCGTGATCTCGAAGCCGGTGATGTCCTGCCGGGCGAACGACGGCGGCAGCGAGATCGTGGCCACCCTGGTCCTGCCGAGCACGTGGTTGGCGCGTGCCGCGCGGAGACGGCCGAACAGGTCATCCTCCGTCGCCAGCGCGTCCTTCCCCGTCGGCAGCGTGTCCGAGACGGCGGTGCCGCTGAGCGGATAGGGCCCCACCCGCATCCCGCGCTTGCCGACGACGGTGACGAACAGGTCGTCGAAGTCGAGGAAGGTGCCGATCAGCGTGACGTCGAGCACGTCCGTCGCCGGCGCACCGGCGTCCGCCACCGAGGTGGTCGGGTCGGAGGCGAAGTCGGTGATCAGCGACAGGCCCCGGCGGTAGCGCGCCGGCACGACCCTGGTCAGGATGTCGGCATGGCCGAGCAGCCGCTCGTAGCGGGCGAGCACGTCATCACGGGTGGACGGGGCGTCGGTGAGCTTGGCCGGCTGGAACGCCGGCAGGAACCGGATCACGTCCAGCGGCACCTGGCACGTGAGCGTCACGCCCTCGCAGGCGGTGGTCACGTCGAACAGCCGCTGCACCTCCCAGTACTGCATGGTCAGCGCGCGGGTCTTGTTGTGGTTCGTGATGACCTTGGTGGTGATCTCGGTCGACTCGGTCGCGGTGGCCAGCCGCATGGATGTCCGCGACGCCGAGCGACGTGCCGCCGCCTGGCGCTGCACGGCGGAGTGCGTCGACTGCGCGGCATCCGAGGTGCTGTTCCTGGCGCCGCTCATCCAGGTGTTCGTGTTGCCGCTGGTGCTCGATGTGCCGTAGCTGGTCGCGACGCCACCGGCGGCGCATCCGAACGGGAACACGCCGCCACCGCCGGCCGCGGCCGCCACCGAGAACGAGTCCGCCTCGGTGTCGTAGTGCGAGCCGCCGGACGCGGACTCCCGGAACGCGCTGGCGAAGGTCGCCGTCGCCGAGGTGTCATCGCGTTCGGCGAACGACATCGTCTCGGTCGATTCGAGCCTCTCGCTCTCGACGACCGAGGTCGACGCCGTGCGCTCCATGATCGCCATGCGCTGCTGCTCACCCGGTGCCAGCGGCAGCGAGTAGACCAGGTCGCCGAGCGCCAGGCCCAGCGGAGTCCAGCGCTGCGCGAGCGTGACCACGTAGCCGATCGACAGCGATCCTGCCAGCGGCACGGAGCCGTACGCGGTCTCGGTGGCCAGCCCGTCGCGGAAGGCGTCGATGCTGATGGGCCGGTCGACAGGCACCCGCTCGGCGAGGTGGAACTCCAGCTTCTCCAGGCCTCCGGCCAGCCGGGCCGCGGCGGAGTAGCCGCCGTAGAACGTGACGGGCCAGCGTGTGCGGCGCCCCTCGAGGATCCGCATCCGCAGGCTGGGCTGGCTCAGGCTCGGATCGGTGAGCCGGAAGAACACGCCGTACGGGAAGCGGTCGCTGGACGCGTCGCGCCGGAACACCACCTGGCATTCGTCCTCGCCCACCGCCAGCGCCGGGATGGCGTGCTCCTCGGCAGGAGGCTCGAGGCCCGCGGCATCCGTCACCAGCTGCTGCAGCGCGGCGATCATCGCCATCGACAGTGCCGGCGCGGGGTCGGGCAGCGTGACGACGGGCAGCATGCCGCTCGGCTGCAGATTCTTCAGCGCGGCCTTGATGCGCTGCACGCCGACCGCGGAGGTCACCACCAGATCGGCGCCGAACGCGGTCGCGCGCGCCGCCGCCGGGATCGGGAGCACGAAGCTGCCGTCGTCGAGGGTCACTGTGGTGCCCGCCATGGCCTGTGCGGTCGAGGCGCCGTCGAGGTCGAGCCCCACCTGCACGCGCGCCGCGGACGACCCGTCCGGCTGCAGCAGCGTGCCCACCACCTGCGGCGGCGCCTGGTTGTCGGTGGGAACGAGATCCTGCATCGTCCAGACCAGCGAGTCGAGTGCCCGGAACATCCGCTGATCGCTGTCGGCCTGCCTCTCGAGGTACTCCTCCGCGAGTACATCCACCATCGGCGAGTCGCTCTGCCAGAGCGGCGAGTCGGGGCGATCGCGACCGGGATGTCCTGCCCCTCACCGCCTTTCGCGCGAGCGGAGAACATCGAGTTCGTGTTGAAGATCGGCATCGCAACCTCCCCAGGTGCGTGCGCGGAGCAGAATTCCGCGACCACAGATCAGGAGCCGGACGCCGGGGATCTGATACATTCCGGGTCGATGAGCGAGGGCACACACCGATAGTGTCTCGCCATGAACGCGTACATGGTCCTCGCCCAGATCATCCCGGTCCTCATGCTCGGCATCGGAGCGGATATGCGCGTCGCACTCAACCTTCGCAGCACCGCAAGACTCGGCTGCCTGCTGTTCGGAGCAGCCGCACTCTGCGGCCTCATGCTCGAGATGTTGTTCGTGCTCCCGCCGTTGGCGGTGATTCCATCAGGGTGGGCCGCATCCGAGAACACTGTCTTTGTGCTCGCCGCGGTGGCTATGTGCCTCTTCGCATTGCCTACTACCGCTGTGACGATCGCATCCCTCAGAAAGCGCGGGCAGGCCCACGCCAACGCATCAGACCCCGCTTCCCCGTAACCCATCCCGACCAGACTGCCTGCCACCGCTCGGCGGGGTGTCTGCGAAGCGCAGAGCGTCGCCCACCTCGACAGCGTCGGCATTTCATCCGTCGAAGACCGCCTGACTCGTTGAGGGTGCCCTCGCCTGGGAGCCCATTCGCCAGGAACGCCTGGCATATGCCTGATCGTGGCGCCGTGATCAGGCGCCGGAGGGCCCTTCCCCGAGCAGGAGACCCAGATAGGTGACCAGCTCCGGCACCCGCTCGGAAGCGGCCGCCCAGACGACTCCGTCGTCCACCACCGCATAGCCGTGCGCGAGCACGTTGCGGAGCCCGACGATGCGATGAAGATCCGGAACTCCGTCGGCCGTCTCCGCGTCTACCCGGCGCAGGTTGTTCAGGGCCTCTCCGACGATCTCGAGCTGGCGCTCCACGGCAGAGCGACGGAGGGCATCCGAACGATATCCGGTCTCATCAAGACCACTGATGAACTCCGTCACACGCTGCGCCGCTTCCCGGGCATCCCAGAGGTATGCCGCAGCCTCAGGCTGCATAAAGTTCCTCCGCGGATGCGAGGGCTCGATCGCGGAAGTACGGATTGCGGACCGCATCCGTCATCACCAGATCAACTGTGCGCCCGAACACGCGCTCGAGATCCTCCTTCAGACCGAAGTAGGCGTCGAACTTGTCCTTCGTCTCGGGAGCCAGGTCGACGAGCAGATCGATGTCGCTCCGTTCGGGATCGAAGTCGTCGGTGACTGCCGACCCGAAGACCCGAAGACGGCGAACACCATGAGCTCGTGCGACGCGCTCGAGCTCCTCCGCGTTCACTTCGATCATCAGGCCCATGCTGAGAGTGTACCGAGACGGGCAAAGCGAAAGCCCCCGGGTGGAGCCGGGGGCTTTCGTAGCAGGAGCGGGGCTTGAACCCGCGACCTCACGATTATGAGTCGTGCGCTCTCACCAACTGAGCTACCCTGCCACGGGCACTCGGATTACGAGTGCTGCGAGCCCCGAGTCAGGATTGAACTGACGACCCCTTCCTTACCATGGAAGTGCTCTGCCACTGAGCTATCGGGGCATGTTTCCCGTCTCCGGGCAACCAGGAAATCCTAACATCCCGGAGGCGGGATCAGGAAATCGGCCCGACTCCGTCATGACGGCCCGCGTTCGCCTTCATCCAGGGCAGCGGGTCGAACTGAACGCCGTTGCGGAGCAGCTCGAAGTGCAGGTGCGCACCGTAGGAATGACCGGTGTTCCCGACGAGCCCGACGATGTCGCCGACCTTCACGTGCTGTCCGGTCTGCACGCGCATCGAGCCGTGCAGCATGTGCGAGTAGTGGCTCGTGATGACCTTGCCGTCGATCATGTGATCGATGTAGACGGTGACGCCGTATCCGCCGCCGTTCTCGGTCGCCTTGCGCACGACGCCGTCGGCGATCGCCTGGATCGGCGCGCCTTCTCCGGGCACGAGGTCGATGCCGGCGTGCAGGCGTCCCCAGCGAGAGCCGTACGGCGAGCTCATGGCCACGCCGACGGCGAAGGGCCACTGAATCGCCGCCGTGGTGTCGTTGGTGTACAGGCTGGTGGAGTACTTGATGCCCTCTTCAGCCGCGAGGTCGGCCATCGACATCGACGTGAACCCGCCTTCGCGGGCGGACTGCGCGTTCTCGACGTCGGATGACGCGACGTACGCCTGGATGTCGTCGGTGCCGAGCTTCTGCTGCTGCGTTTCCGCCGCAGTGAGCGAAGTCAGCGACTGGGCGTCCTGGCCCTGAGCCGCGGCCACCGCCTCGGAGGGCAGCGTCATCGAGACGAGCATGAGGCCAGCGACGCCCATCACACCGAGCGTGGCGCCGGCGGTGGCCACCTTGCGCCCCAGGCGACGACCGCGTCGCGGTGCACGGTGCGCGGTCGCCGAGTTCTCGACGGACGGCTCCGGCTCGGCGGCGGATGCCCGGGCAGCGGGCTCGACCTGCTCGTCGAGATCGTCCGCGCTGAAGCCGAAAGCCGCGGCAGCTGCGGTGAATGCGTCGGCGGCGGACTCGGCAGCGGATGCCTCGGAGTCGGTGGCGGCATCCGGGGCGACGGGCTCCTCGGCGGCGGCCTGGGCCTCGGCGGCGGACTCGGCCTCGGCGGCGGACTCGGCCGCAGCCTGGGCCTCGGCGGCGGGCTCGGCCTTGGCGGCGGGCTCGGCCGCGGCGGCGGGCTCGGCCTCGGCTGCGGCCGGTTCCTCGACGACGAGACGCTCGGTCTTCAGCTCGGCTGCGGCGACGGGGGCGATCGGCTCGGCCTCGACGACCGGCTCGGCGACGATGGCCGGCGCCGCGGCGGGCTCCCCGTCGACGACGGTCTCGGGCACGACGGACTGAGCGGCGACCAGGGGCCGGCCGGTGCCGGCATCCGCCATCGACTCGCGCCAGGGCGCGGCATCCGATGCGACGGGCTGCGCGATTCCCGCGCGACGGGCGCGCCGGCCGACGAACGGCTGCGCGGCAGCCGGAGCGGACGGCGTCTGCACGACCGGGACCTCGGCGGTCTGGCGCTCACGGGCCGCACGGCGGGAGGCCGGAGCGGCCGACGACGTCACTGCGACAGCGGACTCTGCGGGCACCGCACGGCGTCGGTCGGACCGGCGCTCGGGGGCAGAGCCGGTCTGGGGGGCATCGAAGGGCAAAGCGGAATCTCTCGGTCGCGCGTCAAGCAGGGGGGCTATCGCTCGGGTAAACGAAAGTAACGATCGGGTAAACGATACCTGCTTCCGCCTGGGAACGCCATGGGCGTCGGCGAGAAAGTTGATCGTCCTGACGAAATCAGTTCTCGGCGAGCAGGGCTCCGAGCCGGGCGTGCACCTCGCGCCCTCCGGCGAACAGCAGCGGACGGCGGGAATCCAGTTCGATGCGAGACACCGCTCCCCCGGCTTCGGAGACGAGGATCGCACCGGCCGCGAAGTCCCACGCGTTCAGGCCGCGCTCGAAGAACCCGTCCAGCCGCCCGGCCGCTACGTACGACAGGTCGATCGCGGCCGACCCCATCCGGCGCAGGTCCCGGGCCATGGTCATCACCCGTCGCACCGTCGCCAGGTCGCCGTCGTGCGTGGCCGGGTCGTACCCGAATCCGGTCGCCAGCAGTGCTCCTGCAGGAATCTCGGTCGTGACGGCGAGGCGCGCCCCGTCGTGCCAGGCTCCCTCGCCGCGGACCGCTGTGAACAGCTCGCCGAGCGCCGGAGCGCAGACCGCGCCGGCCACGCCGTTCCACGACTCGGGCTCGGGCGTGCCCTCGACCACGGCGATGCTCACCGAGTACGCCGGGATGCCGTAGCTGTAGTTGACCGTCCCGTCGATAGGGTCGACGACCCAGGTGAAGCCGCTCGTGCCCCCGGCCGCACCGGACTCCTCGCCGAGGAAGCCGTCATCGGGACGCTCCGTGGCGAGCCGGTCTCTGATCAGCGCCTCGACCTCGCGGTCGGCGTCGGTCACGATGTCGGCGAGCGTCGACTTGGTCGCGGCGAGATGCACGCCCTCGCGACGGCGACGCGCGGCGAGCTCACCCGCTTCAAGGGCGATCTCCGCGGCGAGCGCGCCGAGTTCGATGTCGGTCATGGGTCCTCCAGTCGGGCGGGCTTCCAGTCTCGCGCAGTCCGGATGCCGGAGCACACCGACCTTCCCGCCGAAGCCCCTCCTGGGCGCCCGTCAGCCAGGCCGGGTGTCGACACGGAAACGGGGTCTCGGCACGGGAGGGGGTCTCGGCACGGGCATCCGGGACACAGAGCGGGGGTGTGACGCCCGGGCATCGTGCCCCTGCGAACCCGGTTCAGCGGGCCGAGCGCGCCGCGAAGGCCGCGACGCGCGCCTGCGCGTCCGGCGTCTCGAAGGATGCTCCGATCGAGAGCGCCTCCTCCTCGAGCTGCTCATGGAACGTGCGCTCCGGCTGCGAGCGCACCAGGCGCTTGGCATGCCCGTAGGCGCCGGCGGCACCGTCCAGCCAGAACCGGGCGATCTCCTCAGCGCGAGCCTGGACGGCGGCGGCCTCGGCCGCGGCATCCGATCCCTCGGCGCCGGCGACCGCCTCGGCGACGAGACCCCATTCGACGGCCTCCGCCGCGCTGAGCATGCGGTCCTGCAGCAACAGCTGCAGCGCCCGGCGCTGACCGATCGCGTGGGCGAGCTGTGCCGACACCGACAGGTCGGGCGTGAGGCCGATGTTCGCGTACAGGCTGCCGAGCTTCGAGTGCGCGCCGACGACGGCGTAGTCGCTGCAGAGCAGGATGCCGAGGCCTCCGCCGGCGGTCGTGCCGTGTGCGGCCGCCACCACGGGCTTGGCCGAGTCGGTGAGCGAACGGATGCCCTCGTTGATCACCCGGGCGAAGGCGGTGATGTCCTCGCCGGATCCCATCTCGTTCGCCATGTCGAGCACGTCGCCGCCGGCGCAGAACGCCGGGCCGGCCGCGTCGATGAGGATCGCGCGCACGTCGTCGCGGGCGACGGCCTCGGCCGTGGCATCCCGCCAGGCGTAGGCGAGGTCGCCGTTGAAGGCGTTCAGCCGTGCCGGACGGTTCAGGGTGAGCCGCGCGAGGCCCTCGTCGACGGTGGA
It encodes:
- a CDS encoding dihydrolipoyl dehydrogenase family protein codes for the protein MPTEYDLIVLGGGAVGENIADRAVQGGLSVAIVEDELVGGECSYWACMPSKSLLRPGSALRAARRVPGASAAITGDLDVAAVLAHRDEVVNHWEDDGQVRWVEGAGIDLIRGHGRFTGPKQVEVAAAGVVLTARHAVAVVTGSSATIPGIPGLRDANPWTSREATSAKRAPAGLAIIGGGVVAAEMAAAYASFGTEVTMIVRSRMLGRLEPFAAELVADGLREQGVRILTGTSPASVDRDPDGVHIALENGEMIHAEEVLVATGRSPRTDDLGLESIGLRAGGWLETDDTMLVPGFDWLYAVGDVTRRALFTHQGKYQARAAGDVIAARATGGRVDDAPWGAHVATADHHAVPQVVFTDPEVAAVGLTAADADAAGLRTRVIDYDLSSLAGTYVHAEDYRGKARMIVDEDRRVLVGATFAGQDVADLLQAATIAIVGEVPIDRLWHAVPAYPTISEVWLRFLEAYGRPTVPPQHHIPAPGESSVPEIEVDENIAPRPEEDAADLSRAEPDVADHSSDAS
- a CDS encoding HepT-like ribonuclease domain-containing protein, translating into MQPEAAAYLWDAREAAQRVTEFISGLDETGYRSDALRRSAVERQLEIVGEALNNLRRVDAETADGVPDLHRIVGLRNVLAHGYAVVDDGVVWAAASERVPELVTYLGLLLGEGPSGA
- a CDS encoding nucleotidyltransferase family protein yields the protein MIEVNAEELERVARAHGVRRLRVFGSAVTDDFDPERSDIDLLVDLAPETKDKFDAYFGLKEDLERVFGRTVDLVMTDAVRNPYFRDRALASAEELYAA
- a CDS encoding M23 family metallopeptidase → MPAESAVAVTSSAAPASRRAARERQTAEVPVVQTPSAPAAAQPFVGRRARRAGIAQPVASDAAPWRESMADAGTGRPLVAAQSVVPETVVDGEPAAAPAIVAEPVVEAEPIAPVAAAELKTERLVVEEPAAAEAEPAAAAEPAAKAEPAAEAQAAAESAAEAESAAEAQAAAEEPVAPDAATDSEASAAESAADAFTAAAAAFGFSADDLDEQVEPAARASAAEPEPSVENSATAHRAPRRGRRLGRKVATAGATLGVMGVAGLMLVSMTLPSEAVAAAQGQDAQSLTSLTAAETQQQKLGTDDIQAYVASSDVENAQSAREGGFTSMSMADLAAEEGIKYSTSLYTNDTTAAIQWPFAVGVAMSSPYGSRWGRLHAGIDLVPGEGAPIQAIADGVVRKATENGGGYGVTVYIDHMIDGKVITSHYSHMLHGSMRVQTGQHVKVGDIVGLVGNTGHSYGAHLHFELLRNGVQFDPLPWMKANAGRHDGVGPIS
- a CDS encoding inositol monophosphatase family protein, which gives rise to MTDIELGALAAEIALEAGELAARRRREGVHLAATKSTLADIVTDADREVEALIRDRLATERPDDGFLGEESGAAGGTSGFTWVVDPIDGTVNYSYGIPAYSVSIAVVEGTPEPESWNGVAGAVCAPALGELFTAVRGEGAWHDGARLAVTTEIPAGALLATGFGYDPATHDGDLATVRRVMTMARDLRRMGSAAIDLSYVAAGRLDGFFERGLNAWDFAAGAILVSEAGGAVSRIELDSRRPLLFAGGREVHARLGALLAEN
- a CDS encoding enoyl-CoA hydratase/isomerase family protein encodes the protein MGEPILSTVDEGLARLTLNRPARLNAFNGDLAYAWRDATAEAVARDDVRAILIDAAGPAFCAGGDVLDMANEMGSGEDITAFARVINEGIRSLTDSAKPVVAAAHGTTAGGGLGILLCSDYAVVGAHSKLGSLYANIGLTPDLSVSAQLAHAIGQRRALQLLLQDRMLSAAEAVEWGLVAEAVAGAEGSDAAAEAAAVQARAEEIARFWLDGAAGAYGHAKRLVRSQPERTFHEQLEEEALSIGASFETPDAQARVAAFAARSAR